Proteins encoded together in one Pseudomonas sp. Seg1 window:
- a CDS encoding alpha/beta hydrolase, with protein sequence MSTLKTKDGTEIYYKDWGSGKPVLFSHGWPLDADMWEYQMEYLSSRGYRTIAFDRRGFGRSDQPWTGYDYDTFADDIAQLINHLDLREVTLVGFSMGGGDVSRYIARHGSERVAGLVLLGAVTPLFGKKADFPEGVDKSVFDGIKAGLLKDRAQFIADFAAPFYGTNQGQKVSDGVLTQTLNVALLASLKGTVDCVTAFSETDFRADLAKIDVPTLVIHGDGDQIVPFETTGKQAAAQIKGAELKVYAGAPHGFAVTHAQALNEDLLAFLNR encoded by the coding sequence ATGAGCACGTTGAAGACCAAAGACGGTACCGAAATCTATTACAAGGACTGGGGCAGCGGTAAGCCCGTGCTGTTCAGCCACGGCTGGCCGCTGGATGCCGACATGTGGGAATACCAGATGGAATACCTGAGCAGCCGCGGTTATCGCACCATCGCCTTCGACCGTCGCGGTTTCGGTCGTTCCGATCAGCCGTGGACCGGTTACGACTACGACACCTTTGCCGATGACATCGCGCAGTTGATCAACCATCTGGACCTGCGTGAAGTGACCCTGGTGGGCTTCTCCATGGGCGGCGGTGATGTCAGCCGCTACATTGCCCGCCACGGAAGCGAGCGCGTTGCCGGCCTGGTGTTGCTGGGCGCGGTGACGCCGCTGTTCGGCAAGAAAGCCGACTTCCCCGAGGGCGTCGACAAGTCGGTGTTCGACGGCATCAAGGCTGGCCTGCTGAAGGATCGCGCGCAGTTCATCGCCGATTTCGCCGCACCGTTCTATGGCACCAATCAGGGCCAGAAAGTCTCTGACGGCGTGCTCACGCAAACCCTGAATGTCGCGCTGCTGGCCTCACTCAAAGGCACGGTGGATTGCGTCACCGCGTTTTCCGAAACCGACTTTCGTGCGGACCTGGCCAAAATCGATGTGCCGACCTTGGTGATCCACGGCGACGGCGACCAGATCGTGCCGTTCGAAACCACCGGCAAGCAGGCAGCGGCGCAGATCAAGGGGGCTGAACTGAAGGTCTATGCCGGTGCGCCGCATGGTTTTGCGGTGACGCATGCGCAGGCGTTGAATGAGGATCTGCTGGCGTTCCTTAACCGCTAA
- the argE gene encoding acetylornithine deacetylase, with the protein MNSSVELLKALVGFDTTSRESNLLLIEFVRDYLARFDVPCALIYNDERSKANLFATIGPADQPGIVLSGHTDVVPVDGQPWTLPPFELSERDGKLFGRGTADMKGYIACVLALVPALVNAPLRLPVHIALSYDEEVGCLGVRSLLKVLEQRPIKPLLCIIGEPTELKPVLGHKGKLAMRCDVHGHPCHSAYAPLGVNAIEYAAELIGELGRLGQQLKAPEHHDARFDPPYSTVQTGVISGGKALNIVPADCRFDFEIRALPSQDPALVAAALKTYAEQQLLPRMRAVSEHADIRFSELSTYPGLATDAHSQAAELIAAFCGSSEFGTVAFGTEGGLFDAAGIATVVCGPGSMDQGHKPDEFVSLAQLQACDAMLHRMLASISG; encoded by the coding sequence ATGAACAGCAGCGTCGAGTTGCTCAAGGCGCTGGTGGGGTTTGACACCACCAGCCGTGAATCCAACTTGCTGTTGATCGAGTTCGTCCGCGATTATCTCGCCCGCTTCGACGTGCCGTGCGCGCTGATCTACAACGATGAGCGCAGCAAGGCCAACCTGTTCGCGACCATTGGCCCGGCGGATCAACCGGGCATCGTGCTGTCCGGGCACACCGATGTGGTGCCGGTCGATGGCCAGCCGTGGACATTGCCGCCGTTCGAACTCAGCGAGCGCGACGGCAAACTGTTCGGTCGTGGCACGGCGGATATGAAGGGCTACATCGCTTGCGTGCTCGCCCTGGTGCCGGCACTGGTGAACGCACCATTGCGCCTGCCGGTGCACATCGCCCTGTCCTACGACGAAGAAGTCGGCTGCCTCGGCGTGCGCTCGCTGCTCAAGGTCCTGGAACAGCGTCCGATCAAGCCGCTGCTGTGCATCATTGGTGAACCCACCGAACTGAAACCGGTGCTCGGGCACAAGGGCAAACTGGCGATGCGCTGTGACGTGCACGGCCACCCGTGTCATTCCGCTTATGCGCCGCTGGGTGTAAATGCCATCGAGTACGCCGCCGAATTGATCGGCGAACTCGGGCGCCTCGGCCAGCAACTGAAAGCGCCGGAGCATCACGACGCACGCTTCGACCCGCCTTACAGCACCGTGCAAACCGGCGTGATCAGCGGCGGCAAGGCCTTGAATATCGTCCCCGCCGACTGTCGCTTCGACTTCGAGATCCGTGCCCTGCCCTCGCAGGATCCCGCTTTGGTCGCCGCCGCGCTGAAAACCTACGCCGAACAACAGCTGCTGCCGCGCATGCGTGCAGTCAGCGAACACGCCGATATCCGCTTCAGCGAATTGTCGACCTATCCGGGCCTGGCCACCGATGCGCACAGTCAGGCCGCCGAGCTGATTGCCGCGTTCTGCGGTTCAAGTGAATTCGGCACGGTGGCGTTTGGTACCGAGGGCGGCCTGTTCGATGCGGCAGGGATTGCCACCGTGGTCTGTGGCCCCGGCAGCATGGATCAGGGCCACAAACCGGATGAGTTCGTCAGCCTCGCTCAACTGCAGGCCTGCGATGCAATGCTGCATCGGATGCTGGCGTCTATCA
- a CDS encoding NAD(P)/FAD-dependent oxidoreductase has protein sequence MTTEIIKTDTLIVGAGQAGVAMSEHLSKLGVPHLVLERNRIAERWRTGRWDSLVANGPAWHDRFPGLEFDDVDPDGFAPKERVADYFEAYAKKFNAPIRTGVDVKSVVRNVGRPGFTVETSEGVIEAARVVAATGPFQKPVIPAIAPTDQHLLQIHSADYRNPQQLPAGAVLVVGAGSSGVQIADELQRSGKQVYLSVGAHDRPPRAYRNRDFCWWLGVLGEWDQAAMKPGREHVTIAVSGAHGGRTIDFRGLAHRGMTLVGVTESFNDGVVTFKQDLLGNLTRGDENYLALLDAADAYIERNGLDLPEEPEARETYPDPECVKNPLADLDLAKAGVTSIIWATGFAVDYSWLQVAAFDDKGKPVHQRGVSSEPGVYFLGLPWQSRRGSSFIWGVWHDAKHVADHIATQRKYLDYRDAEQREAALHAGAQHKAADTVDA, from the coding sequence ATGACCACTGAAATAATAAAAACAGACACGCTGATCGTGGGTGCCGGCCAGGCAGGCGTGGCCATGAGCGAACACCTGAGCAAACTGGGTGTGCCGCATCTGGTGCTGGAGCGCAATCGCATTGCCGAGCGCTGGCGCACCGGGCGTTGGGATTCGCTGGTCGCCAACGGTCCGGCGTGGCACGACCGCTTTCCTGGTCTTGAATTCGATGACGTCGATCCCGACGGTTTCGCCCCGAAAGAACGCGTGGCCGATTACTTCGAGGCCTATGCGAAGAAATTCAATGCACCGATCCGCACCGGCGTCGACGTCAAAAGCGTGGTGCGCAATGTCGGTCGCCCGGGCTTCACCGTCGAGACGTCGGAAGGCGTGATCGAGGCCGCCCGCGTCGTCGCTGCCACTGGCCCGTTTCAGAAACCGGTGATCCCGGCGATTGCACCAACAGACCAGCATCTGTTGCAGATTCACTCCGCTGACTATCGCAATCCGCAGCAACTGCCTGCCGGCGCAGTGCTGGTGGTCGGCGCGGGTTCGTCGGGTGTGCAGATTGCCGATGAACTGCAGCGCTCCGGCAAGCAGGTTTACCTCTCCGTTGGCGCGCATGACCGCCCGCCTCGCGCCTATCGCAATCGTGATTTCTGCTGGTGGCTGGGGGTGCTTGGCGAGTGGGATCAAGCGGCGATGAAACCCGGCCGCGAGCACGTGACCATTGCGGTCAGCGGAGCCCATGGCGGGCGCACCATCGATTTTCGTGGTCTGGCCCATCGCGGCATGACCTTGGTCGGCGTGACCGAGTCGTTCAACGACGGCGTAGTGACTTTCAAGCAGGATCTGCTCGGCAACCTCACTCGCGGTGATGAGAACTATCTGGCGCTGCTGGATGCCGCTGACGCCTACATCGAGCGTAACGGCTTGGACCTGCCGGAAGAACCTGAAGCACGCGAAACCTATCCGGACCCGGAGTGTGTGAAAAATCCGCTGGCCGATCTGGATCTGGCCAAGGCTGGTGTCACCTCGATCATCTGGGCTACCGGGTTTGCCGTGGATTACTCCTGGCTGCAGGTCGCGGCGTTCGATGACAAGGGCAAACCGGTGCATCAGCGTGGCGTGTCGAGTGAGCCGGGCGTGTATTTCCTCGGCCTGCCGTGGCAGTCGCGGCGGGGCTCGTCGTTTATCTGGGGCGTGTGGCATGACGCCAAACATGTCGCTGATCACATCGCCACCCAGCGCAAGTATCTCGACTATCGCGATGCCGAGCAGCGTGAAGCCGCTCTGCATGCGGGCGCCCAACACAAGGCTGCTGACACCGTCGACGCTTGA
- a CDS encoding RidA family protein has product MSQPTHTRIRMFNTKDTYPNQTLDNDLCQAVRAGNTIYVRGQVGTDFDGNLVGLGDPRAQAEQAMRNVKQLLEEAGSDMSHIVKTTTYLIDPRYREAVYGEVGKWLKGVFPISTGLVVSALGQPQWLMEIDVIAVIPE; this is encoded by the coding sequence ATGAGCCAGCCCACTCACACCCGTATTCGCATGTTCAACACCAAAGACACCTATCCGAACCAGACGCTGGATAACGATCTGTGCCAGGCCGTCCGCGCTGGCAACACCATTTATGTCCGGGGTCAGGTCGGCACTGATTTCGACGGCAACCTGGTGGGTCTCGGCGATCCGCGTGCGCAGGCTGAACAAGCCATGCGCAACGTCAAACAACTGCTGGAAGAAGCCGGCAGCGACATGAGCCACATCGTCAAGACCACCACTTACCTGATCGACCCGCGTTATCGCGAAGCGGTGTATGGCGAAGTCGGCAAGTGGCTCAAGGGTGTGTTCCCGATTTCGACCGGTCTGGTGGTCTCGGCGCTGGGGCAGCCACAGTGGCTGATGGAGATTGACGTGATTGCGGTGATTCCCGAGTAA
- a CDS encoding DUF1028 domain-containing protein — MTFSIAARCPETGQFGVAISSSSIAVGARCPWLLPGVGAVSSQNITLPSLGPEVLALMEQGLAPDDALDKVLTRNGYSQYRQITAINHLGQTAHFSGAQTLGVHNAVAGEQCVAAGNMLAGRSVIEAMVSAFEDAEGQLTDRLLRALHAAQALGGEAGPVHSAAVVVVGERTWPIVNLRVDWADENPIGQLQKLWDAYQPQLQDYIDRALDPAKAPGYGVAGDDR, encoded by the coding sequence ATGACTTTTTCCATCGCCGCACGTTGCCCCGAAACCGGCCAGTTCGGTGTCGCCATCAGTTCCTCCAGCATCGCTGTAGGCGCGCGCTGCCCGTGGCTGTTGCCCGGCGTGGGCGCAGTGTCGAGCCAGAACATCACCCTGCCGTCGCTCGGCCCGGAAGTCCTCGCGTTGATGGAACAAGGCCTGGCGCCGGACGACGCACTGGACAAAGTGCTGACCCGCAACGGCTACAGCCAGTACCGCCAGATAACCGCGATCAACCACCTCGGCCAGACCGCACATTTCAGCGGCGCGCAAACCCTCGGTGTGCACAACGCGGTGGCCGGCGAACAATGCGTGGCGGCCGGCAACATGCTCGCCGGGCGTTCGGTGATCGAAGCCATGGTCAGCGCCTTTGAAGACGCTGAAGGCCAGTTGACCGACCGCCTGCTCAGAGCCCTGCACGCCGCCCAGGCACTCGGCGGTGAAGCCGGTCCGGTGCATTCGGCCGCCGTGGTGGTAGTCGGCGAGCGAACCTGGCCGATCGTCAACCTGCGGGTCGATTGGGCTGATGAAAACCCGATCGGCCAGTTGCAGAAACTCTGGGACGCCTACCAGCCGCAGCTGCAGGACTACATCGATCGCGCCCTCGACCCGGCCAAGGCCCCGGGCTATGGCGTCGCCGGAGATGATCGATGA
- a CDS encoding helix-turn-helix domain-containing protein, which yields MKRKSLEGNACPVARTLDLIGDWWSLLIVRDALDGIRRFSDFQKNLDIAKNMLSARLKSLVEQGILQTVPAADGGAYKEYVLTERGKALQTVIVALSQWGGEFMYAPGEPGSVMVDAKHRQPIRKLELMAADGRLLAPEDVATKLSVEH from the coding sequence ATGAAGCGCAAAAGTCTTGAGGGTAATGCCTGCCCCGTCGCCCGGACACTGGATCTGATTGGCGACTGGTGGTCGTTGTTGATCGTCCGTGATGCGCTGGATGGCATTCGCAGATTCAGTGATTTCCAGAAGAATCTGGATATCGCCAAGAACATGCTCAGCGCCCGCCTCAAAAGTTTGGTGGAGCAGGGGATTCTGCAGACGGTGCCCGCCGCTGACGGCGGCGCCTATAAGGAATACGTGCTGACAGAGCGCGGCAAAGCCTTGCAAACGGTGATCGTCGCGTTGTCGCAGTGGGGCGGCGAGTTCATGTACGCACCGGGTGAGCCGGGCTCGGTGATGGTCGATGCGAAGCATCGGCAGCCGATTCGCAAGCTGGAATTAATGGCCGCTGATGGCCGTCTATTAGCGCCGGAAGACGTGGCGACCAAGCTGAGTGTTGAGCATTGA